The nucleotide window GAAAGCCTTCACTAGCGAATGAAATAGTACTTACCTGTGACATTAAGTTTAGTCCCATTCCCATATATGACATCTCCGCACACTGCCACAGCACAGTAGTACGTTCCAGCATCAGAGAGACTGAGGTTGGTCTTGTGGAGTTGgtagacacagctctgtgtaggATAATCAGTCTCAGAACCTTTCTTACACTCCTCAGTACTGCCTAGATATGAATGGGTTTTTCCTGATTTCTCTTTGAACCAGTAGACACGGTGTGGTTCAGTACAGGTCAGTTCCTCCAGCTTAACAGTACAGTTCAGAGTAACATTATCTCCAGGGTAGTGCAGACCTACCACTGGATTCTGAAGAATTGTTTGATTCTTGAACCGTTCTccttaaacataaaaacaaattaaattaataaaaatggagTATGGGAGCCTTATTTTAGGCATACTCAGTGTTCTGCAGTATTAAGTCCTAGTTGCCGTCTACCCCTTCAAAGTTGAACCAACACAATCTTAGAAAATGAATACATAAGTGATGAAAAAGAGCTCTGCACAATTTTCTAACACTTGTATGGAGACAATTTATGATTTGTTGGTATTTTAGAATTATTACAAGCAATCTCATattcaacttttttttctgtgattatAGATTCTGGTCACTTTGAAACCCCTTGACATTCACCAGTTACTAACTAACCAGTTAAagaaaattatttgaaaaatgaACCAAGGATTTGATTTGAAAATGTTCACTGTATTCATTCTAATTTATTTACAGTAGAGATGATAGGAACCAGGAGTCCCcatatttacagtgtaaatatatgtaaatgtgtaaatatatgaaaaatactttatttcataattttaaataaaaaattttctTTGATCCTACATTATAGGCTCCTTAAAACAAAACCAGGAAAcatatgtaaaatgtaatgtaaaaaacaaacaaaaaaaacctgtaCCTGTATATTGATGTAACTCTATATTGATGTcagtaattgttttaattacttttttaaattgttagtTAAAGAGGGTTAAATACATCTCTAAAAAGTAATTTGGAAGACCTCAAAATAAGGATTCTGAAACATTTTTATGAGTAGATCAATTACCTAAAACACTAACatcaaacaaaacattaaattactttttaaatcaaaacattttttttcatcatttttttacagtgtaacatCAAACTGCATTAAATAATGCATAACACATTTCATTTTGAGTAAACACTGAACAATTAAATGAAATTTCCTTTTTTGCATATAATTGTTTTTTCACAAATataatttaactttaaaatttgggtctttatttatttgaaaggTAATCCCCAAGTTTAGGATTGTGTTCTATCCACCTGTGATTTGAATGATTAAAGCactacattataaaatattttacagtaaagaaaCACTGTATTTGAGGCTGCTTTATGACATGCTtgaattgtttttattaaataataatacagcATACTTACCttttacaattaaaaatgtCCCCGGTCCAAAACGTAGCTCATTCAAAGAAACCACACCACAGTAATAACTAGCTGTATCTTCAGTTTTTGCTGCATTAATACTTAAATGAAAATATCTTTCACTAACTGATACTAAAAAACGTTCATGTTTAAATCCATCCATATATTGGACATCTTGTAGGAAGTTGTAACATTTTGCAATGGGTTCAGGCATCCTGCCGAGCTCCTGCTTGTACCACAGCATGCTGTTGAAGTCTGTCTTTGGCAAAAAGCATTGTATTGTGACTGAATCTCCAAGTTGGACTGCTTGAATTGTTGTGGATTGATTTTTAAACCAAGCATTCACTTCACCTGAATggagaacaaaataaaatatacataattatattattgCTTTCAGTTTATTTATTGGTAATAATATGGTACCatgttaaaatatatgtaaattaattgtAACTACAGGAGGATTACAATAGTGTAACATATGTAAATGCATGTTATTTACAGAAAAGAAATAGTCAGTCATTCCAGGAATACATTTGAAATTAGGAGAGTATTTACAACACATCTGCACATAAATCAGCTATCTTGAATTTTAACTCACTATAAATGTTTTCTAGTGTTGCAACATGGGATCGTAGCCAATGTTTTTCTAATAAACATTTGGTAATAGtgcacagtatttaaaaatttaGTGGCACATATCTTTAACCTTAGCCttatgtaattaattttaaaaatgtgctgaaTGACACTACTACCCAATAGCAAAGTCTGAATTACCAACCTGTAATGACACTAATTAcataacaaacacaaactatTCACTTCTTTACAAATGTACCTTTTATGTAATTGGACACTTTCTTATTATTAAATCTTGTAGGAAAAAAACACTATATAGCTGTATTAAATGAGTAATTACTTTAGAGAGTAAGCAGTAAAAATAAGTTTGTATATGTTAATTTACTTAAGCTGTGCTGTGGTAATCCATCTGTAATAGTGAATGCATTActagtatttatatttttgttgcaGGTTTTTAtatgtaactacacagttattacaaGCACTTAATATAAGTCGGActtattacaaaaacagctgCTTACCAacaaaagagaggaaaaagacaGGAAATGAGATTGAGTAATTCATGTTGTAGTCTTCATGCATTAAAGCTTGAAAAAGAAGTGTGAAGAGCAGGAGAATCATGACTTTAAAGATAGAATATGATGTTGCACCTGATTGGTGGAATACCACATGTTAAAGGGCATAAGATTTGATTGGATGTTTACTTCAGCAACATTCAGACTTGTAAAAGAGATTTACAAAGGGCCCAATAACATGAAGTTATTCTGGAGTGTTACCTATTATCAACACATAATTACACCACcacaaatatttgaatatttgaagaATGGTCTGGATGACAAATTTAATTTGCAACATTtgataataatttattaatccGTAAGCTGCACTACTATACAAAATTAGAGTTTACAGTGGATGTCTCCAGAGAAAAAGCATTAGACTTCAAACATGAAGGAGATTAAACCATATAAAGAAAGTTTCTGTTGCATGGTGACCaagttttatgtattttaaaacattgtgaAATCTTGTTATTAATTGCTAAACAAGAAAAAGCTCAGATTTAACCCCAAAGAAAATGAGATGCtcatatatattgttttaatttaacttaatataatttaattatattgttatttgtgttttattaactgtatattatttagtattatttaaaataaactacCCATATATACACATGTTGTTTCTGGACTTTAGCTCAGTGTGTAATACAATCATCCCTCAACATCTGATAAGCAAACATCCTTTGGCTTCAGCACTGACTATTGCACTGACTGTAACTGACTATTGTAACAAACTGACctcagtctgtgtgtgggcaACAACGGCTCTGATTTCATCTCTCTGAGCACCGGCTTCCCTCAGGGCTGTGTCCTGAGCTCACTGCTGTTCACCCTGATGACCCACGACTGCTGCGCCAGGTCCACTACCAACCACAATG belongs to Hoplias malabaricus isolate fHopMal1 chromosome 9, fHopMal1.hap1, whole genome shotgun sequence and includes:
- the LOC136706751 gene encoding uncharacterized protein, yielding MHEDYNMNYSISFPVFFLSFVGEVNAWFKNQSTTIQAVQLGDSVTIQCFLPKTDFNSMLWYKQELGRMPEPIAKCYNFLQDVQYMDGFKHERFLVSVSERYFHLSINAAKTEDTASYYCGVVSLNELRFGPGTFLIVKGERFKNQTILQNPVVGLHYPGDNVTLNCTVKLEELTCTEPHRVYWFKEKSGKTHSYLGSTEECKKGSETDYPTQSCVYQLHKTNLSLSDAGTYYCAVAVCGDVIYGNGTKLNVTDNNPPVAVRPTFLILISSNIISVLLMIIIIAIRCKNRSLSAGSSNCEMSLDTHGSHDEALNYAALSFNNKPSSSRGTRRQQKLKDIEVYSQVKHNQQS